cagggacagcggCCAGCTCTATGTCatccaggaggggctggagagcacGGGCTGCACCATTGTCTTCCTGGTTCTCTACTACTTTGGTATGGCCAGCTCCTTGTGGTGGGTGATCCTGACGCTGACTTGGTTTCTGGCGGCTGGGAAGAAGTGGGGGCACGAGGCAATCGAAGCCAACAGCAGCTACTTCCACCTGGCAGCGTGGGCCATCCCGGCTGTGAAGACCATCATGATCCTGGTGATGAGGAGGGTGGCTGGAGACGAGCTGACAGGGCTGTGCTATGTTGGCAGCATGGATGTGAACGCCTTGACGGGGTTTGTGCTCATTCCTCTGGCTTGTTATCTAATCATTGGCacttcttttattctttctggcTTTGTGGCCCTTTTTCATATCAGGAGGGTGATGAAAACAGGTGGAGAAAACACCGACAAGCTGGAGAAGCTTATGGTCAGGATTGGTGTCTTCTCAGTCTTGTATACAGTGCCTGCAACTTGCGTGATAGCTTGCTATTTTTATGAGAGACTGAACATGGATTATTGGAAAATTGTGGCAACTCAACAGAAATGCAAGATGAACAACCAGACTAAAAATTTGGACTGCATGATGAATAACTCTATCCCAGCAGTAGAAATTTTTATGGTCAAAATTTTTATGTTATTAGTTGTGGGCATTACTAGTGGCATGTGGATCTGGACTTCCAAGACTCTTCAATCCTGGCAAAATGTTTGTAGTCGGAGATTAAAGAAGAGAAGTAGGAGAAAACCCGCAAGTGTTATTACGAGTAGTGGGATCTACAAAAAACCTCAACACCCACAGAAAACTCACCTTGCAAAATATGAATCGACATTACAGCCGCCCACCTGTGTGTGAGCAGGTTTTAGAAGAGACTGTATCTCACCTCACAGACTTACAAATGTCCACAGTAgcagtcagaaattaaaaaatgaatggtgctttttttctcagaacaTTTTAATATCTCAAGGCACAAAAATGTATCATGGTGAATTCAGGACCTGGTGAAAAACTGAAGGTAAATGTACTCATGGAAAGGTTTTATGTGAAAGAAATATTGTGAATTAAAACAGTCTGTTCCATTACTAATTTGTACTTAAGAATCACATCCATCTctcagattaaaaaagaaaaaaaaacaacataaaaccaaaaccaaacacaacaACCAACACTTATTTAACTTCTTCATGTAGCTGGGCTGGATTTTCTTCAGCTCTCTGAGTAACGAGGCATAGCCAAGTTTTAGGGAGCAGTGGTTTGATTTTAGAAGTGCCCAAGTGAGCATtgtctctgcagggacaggaggaggcCTGTCCTGAGCCAGGATGCTCTCTGGGAAAGCAACCTCCGTGCTAACTTTAAAACCCTTCTCAACTCCTCTCAGCCCACTGGGCTTGGAGTGCCTAAAAATAGGCTCGATTTATAATGCTCACCAATATTCTTTCACCAAAAGAGAAACTTCCTGCACCAGACACAAACTTTGTGAATAAGAATAATGtgcaatacattttttttcttaccatgacatgaaaagagaaacaagtaTTTTGCTGTACATAAAGACAACAAAAGAAATCTCTTAACAAAAGAACTAAGAGGTCTAGTCCTCAGAAACCCTTTAGTGTTacattttgtggctttttaatGGAAATCAAGCCAATGTTATACACGTTTGGACTGatttgtgcaaaaaaaaagggggggatCAATTCAAAGAGACCCAAAGGGCTTATTGACTCTTTCTATTGTTAAACAAATTCTCACTATGAATAGATCAAGAAGCACTAGATTCTGCAAAGGGAAGCTTTGTATAGAGTGATGCTCTTTActgtgctgggggtgcacagTTCTGTGCTGTATATATTTGTAAtatacaattatttttcatgctccactattttattaaaaataaaatatgttctttAGTTTGATAATTTTGTGTGTTCCAAACTTTGCTTTGCAGTTAATAAACTTGTTTCCCGGATCATTTGATAAAAGCACACTTTGAATATAATAATTGTTGGTATGCTTGCCTGCAAGTATAAATAGAGAGAACAGTGATTTACTCGAAAGAAATTGCAaggtgaaatgaaataaatagattttgaaGGTGCATATTTCTGTGAGCCTCTGCAACTGAGAAAACGGAATGGGCTTTAGTGATGTAAGAAGCTGCAGCGGGTAGAGCAGGAGCGTGTTTA
This Serinus canaria isolate serCan28SL12 chromosome 15, serCan2020, whole genome shotgun sequence DNA region includes the following protein-coding sequences:
- the FZD10 gene encoding frizzled-10 is translated as MGPAAGSTALLLCWLSGCCAAISSMDIDRPGDGRCQPIEIPMCKDIGYNMTRMPNLMGHENQREAAIQLHEFAPLVEYGCHSHLKFFLCSLYAPMCTEQVSTPIPACRVMCEQARLKCSPIMEQFNFKWPDSLDCSKLPKKNDPNYLCMEAPNNGSDEPPRGSSMLPPMFRPQRPSSGHDLQQHKDSLSRASCENPGKFHHVEKSASCAPLCTPGVDVYWSRDDKQFAVIWIAIWSILCFFSSAFTVLTFLIDPQRFKYPERPIIFLSMCYCVYSVGYIIRLFSGAESIACDRDSGQLYVIQEGLESTGCTIVFLVLYYFGMASSLWWVILTLTWFLAAGKKWGHEAIEANSSYFHLAAWAIPAVKTIMILVMRRVAGDELTGLCYVGSMDVNALTGFVLIPLACYLIIGTSFILSGFVALFHIRRVMKTGGENTDKLEKLMVRIGVFSVLYTVPATCVIACYFYERLNMDYWKIVATQQKCKMNNQTKNLDCMMNNSIPAVEIFMVKIFMLLVVGITSGMWIWTSKTLQSWQNVCSRRLKKRSRRKPASVITSSGIYKKPQHPQKTHLAKYESTLQPPTCV